CGGCAATGCAGAACGAACAGCATTGCACATGCTCTCAACTGGACAAACAAGTGAGCTAGCTGACACTTCAGCACCCATAGCAAACAATAGCATCACATATTCACATACATAACTCTCCAGTATCCTCTTTTTTTCATTTCCCTGCAATAAGGTGATATTTTTTTCACACGGAGATAATACTTTCTCCACGGACCATATGCTACAGACAACCAGCAGAAACCCAATCCAAAAGCATGCTACAAATGTTAGCTGAACGGACAATTCGCCAAGTTGGAAGATGACGCACATTGTTATGTAAATTAGGGAATGACGGATGCATAACGCCCATTGGTGATCAGTAAATGGAGGCGTCAAGATCCAGGAGGCTAAAGTAAACTGCAACTACTGGCTGTTCCTAAGCTCCTTGCTGATGTGACCTGAGACTATGGTTGCTTCAggcacccttctccttcagcaacCCCACCCATAGAGGTGGAGCTGCGGCTTATAGAGCTCATCAGCTGAGATGGTTGACACAGAAGTTCTGCCTCTGGGTGTCGTGCATTGAGAGGTATCTCCAGCAGCAAGTCTTGATCAGGGTCGACATACTGAGGAGGGACCACTAATAACTTTTCTGGGGGTAACATGAATAAATTAAGTGCTCCTCCAGTGCAGGTTGAATCTTTGGTGGTGTAGCCAGATTTTGGCAAAGATGAACTTTCAAACTGAGCCAAAGCACCAGATTTTAGACCTCTTAGAGGACTCCTCATGGTACCTTCTAGTTCTGCATGTTTACAAGCAAAGCAAATAAGAACCCTTCTTTGTGTCACTGACATAAGAAGATAGTGAAATAGGAATATACTATGTAAGACATTTTTAGATGTCATAACTAGAAACTTGATGCAAATCAGGATCAGGGGAACTAATATTGCTAACCTGCATCAATCTGAAATTGGGTGTCACGGGGTCTTTTGAGTGGTTTCATAGTAGACTTGGTAAAGCCTTCCGGACCACTGATGCTCCCTACTCCCCTGGTTTCCAAAGTAACTTGTTTAACCAAATTTAAATGAGCATAGAAGATAAAACCGATACTCAAGTACCCACTTCTATGCTAATACGAATATAAAAGGTATAGCACCTTCTAGCATTGTCTTCCATATGCAGCGGCGACTTCTTCAGCCTTGCATTTGAAGCGTTTAAGTTAATTGCTGCCTTGTTTCCATTGTGAATGGCAAACGAGGCAGAGCCCGAGTAGGATTCACTTGTAATATATGATTTATTATCTGCAGGAATAGAGCTTGCTTCTGATTCTTTCTCCAGTGATTTCGAGTTTGGATGTCTTAGAAGCACACTTCCAGAGCCCATCTCAAAGGAACCGACAGGAGTTTCACTATGGTATAGTAGGTCTTCCTCCGATGATCCTGAAGGGTAATATAACTGCTCTTCATGCATGATGAAGTTTAGATCTTTTGCAAGCTTTTCTACAGGGGAAGGCTTCGGACGGGTGACACAGCTCCTCTTTCTTGATGGCACTAGGGACTCCCAAGCATGCGACTGTGCTGAACCTGAATTGGCAATACATCAGAGAGTCAAATGACATAGTAGACACAGAAAATAAGGTAAGTTCTAGATAAGCATGGTAAATGTTGAGAATCATTATTATATCTTAATTTTGTTTCATGGTTCAATTTGATTAGATATCACTTCGAAGACGTGATTACAGTATACACACTATTGGCAAGTCTTGTGAATCGGTATTAGACCTTTATTGTGTTTCATGGGGTTGATGTGATTAAAATATCACTTCAGAGATGCGGTAAAGGGAGACACACTGTCAATATTTACTTATTTAGTGTATTATCTTCACCAGATATTAGGCTCCATGCCATCCGAACCCAATATGTAATAGGTCGCAATCCTACATTATTTGCTCATGATAATAATAGTAAGTGATTTCGTCACAAGTAGCTAATGATTGATCAAACCGACAAACCCAATATGAATTCCTCATCTAGGCTAAAGACAAAAGAGGAGTTTATACTAAAAGAAAAAATGTTTTGGTGGAATCACTATGTTCATGATAAACAGAGAAGAGCAATCAGATCTGCATTACAACCCTACTACTAATATGATCTCCAAAAGGGGAGCAGTAGAAAAAATATATGGTGACTAAATAAAATTTTAGTTTATTGAGCATAGCTTTGAAGACGATCATCCAAGAATGCACTCCTGTCACTAATAATTCAATCATTCGTCAAATTGAATACAATCACATGTACATCAAAAAGAATGAGAGGAAACGAGCACCATATTGTTAAGAAACAGTATAGTAGGCATCAAGATCACTGACCAGTCATTTCACTTGCATCAGCAGCACCATATGGGGCACAACTCTCAGAGTATGATACTGCAGATCCCGAACTAGACCGATAACTTTGGTCGACATCCCCCATCTTTCGGAAATTCTGACCAGAAAATGGCCCATTCTCCATTATAATGTGATTTGGTTTTTTCTTCTGTGACTTCAGCTTTGATGTCGGTGGCTTCAGCTTGCTAACTCTGGGTTCATCGTCATCAATATCGTCCTTGCGATGCATTGGAGTGTAGTTTGCCAATGAACCCTTTGTTCTCCATCTCGAGCCACATGCATTGCAGAGCACCGGCTTATCTGGTGGCCCATTTCGCCACAGGGGAGTACCTGCTCCACCATTTTTCCATGAGAAATCCATCAAAACTGATGTACAAAAATATGCCCAACGTACAAGTTCAGAGTTCATATCAGAATTTACATGTAGTAGAAAGGATGTTAAGGCAGGGAACACAGAAAAAGGGTAATAAACTATACACATTATCAAGAATGTATCCAGAAGACATCATGAAACTAATCACATACATTCGGACTAAATATTTCACATAATGCTTTCAGTGCCTCAATGGTTAGTTCAACTGTACAGGTGTGGAATTATTAAACTGCTGTGCTAAGCAATTAGTTCAACTCTAATTTTATCTGATTGGCAGAAGCAAATGGTTATCTTCTTATTGTACAATAGGAGTCTGAGCTGCATCTAATCTCCTGTTATCTGCATAAGTTATCCAAGAAGTGTACATCCACCGTAGTAAAAAACAAGTCTAAATGTGTTCCGTTAGCATGGTATAATCTGTTCCTCACGTTGAGAATATTGCAACCGCATCTACAGACCTCTCTTCAACACTCCCAGGGCAGTTCAATGAATTCGGACTAGTAACAAACCATCAATGAACACACAGAGAACACGGAAACATGAAGAGTCCGACTTCCACGCATTCCACAGATTTCGTCTGAGGCCCCGCTTCCCAGATGCATAATTGGGGGAAATCATCCCCAAAGAAGTACTACTTGCTGAGGAACAAAGGAAGGAAAGGGGACGAAAACAAGAGGGAAAAAACAGCTGGAAGAAAAATTATAGCTTTattcaagaacaagagctcacttGTGACTCCACAATGACGGCAGGGTCCTTGCTTCCCCATGATTCTCTCTGCTTCTCACCACCTCACAGGTGAAGAAGAACGGACCAGAGGAAAATCCCAATAAAACAAACACAGAAAAAAAAGGGAACAAAGAAGCGGTTTCGCCTGTACAGGTAAATTCTTGAGCAAAAGAAAGGGGGAAAATCAAGAAGTATTTCTCTGTATGAATCTCGTCAAACCCAGAGGGGATTCCTGGAGACAATTCCACAGCCTATGGAGTTCTCAAAAAAAAAGTTCTGCTTGTTTGGTGTTCTTCTCCTCTTCTTCCTTTCTTTTCGGGTGTTTGTTTTCCTCGTTCTGTATCCAGTCTTTTAGAGAGAGGGTAgatgagagagagaaagagaggggaAAGGGTTGGAGAAATAATAGAGGAAGGAATGCAGCAGCACGGAGGGGATTTACAAAGGCCTGGTTAAAGGCATTTGGGGG
This portion of the Zea mays cultivar B73 chromosome 2, Zm-B73-REFERENCE-NAM-5.0, whole genome shotgun sequence genome encodes:
- the LOC100282731 gene encoding uncharacterized LOC100282731, giving the protein MGKQGPCRHCGVTSTPLWRNGPPDKPVLCNACGSRWRTKGSLANYTPMHRKDDIDDDEPRVSKLKPPTSKLKSQKKKPNHIIMENGPFSGQNFRKMGDVDQSYRSSSGSAVSYSESCAPYGAADASEMTGSAQSHAWESLVPSRKRSCVTRPKPSPVEKLAKDLNFIMHEEQLYYPSGSSEEDLLYHSETPVGSFEMGSGSVLLRHPNSKSLEKESEASSIPADNKSYITSESYSGSASFAIHNGNKAAINLNASNARLKKSPLHMEDNARRGVGSISGPEGFTKSTMKPLKRPRDTQFQIDAELEGTMRSPLRGLKSGALAQFESSSLPKSGYTTKDSTCTGGALNLFMLPPEKLLVVPPQYVDPDQDLLLEIPLNARHPEAELLCQPSQLMSSISRSSTSMGGVAEGEGCLKQP